The following are encoded together in the Oncorhynchus nerka isolate Pitt River linkage group LG23, Oner_Uvic_2.0, whole genome shotgun sequence genome:
- the LOC115119429 gene encoding 6-phosphofructo-2-kinase/fructose-2,6-bisphosphatase 3-like, whose amino-acid sequence MLTQNRIQKIWIPSKDDKPAVPRRLTGVPHLANPPTVIVMVGLPARGKTYMSRKLTRYLNWIGMPTKVFNVGEYRREAVKNYSSYDFFEADNESAVKIRQQCALAALRDVKSYLTEEGGQVAVFDATNTTRERRDMILDFGSENGFKIFFIESVCDDPSVIATNIMEVKVSCPDYQDCNKTDAMEDFHKRIECYRVHYEPLDPDQYDRSLSFIKVIDVGRRFLVNRIQDHVQSKIVYYLMNIHVQPRVIYLCRHGESMHNLQGRLGGDSGLSPRGRKFSGALSMFVNEQNLTDLKVWTNQMCCSIQTAESLGVPYEQWKALNEIDAGVCEEMTYDEVKEKYPEEFALRDQDKYYYRYPTGESYQDLVQRVEPVIMELERQENVLVICHQAVMRCLLAYFLDKSAEEMPYLKCPLHTVLKLTPIAYGCKVESISLNVEAVNTHRERPEEMKKYPGTLIRRNSVTPLTSPEPNIKKPRIDGLDEPLQELPPSPMSLCTPSHLTLAGQNMKRKSNNRHEILQLC is encoded by the exons ATGCTTACTCAGAACAGGATACAAAAGATCTGGATTCCTTCCAAGGATGACAAACCGGCAGTCCCCCGGCGAT tgacAGGGGTCCCCCATCTGGCCAACCCCCCCACAGTGATTGTGATGGTGGGTCTGCCAGCCAGGGGGAAGACCTATATGTCCAGGAAACTCACCCGATACCTCAATTGGATCGGCATGCCCACCAAAG TCTTCAACGTGGGAGAGTATCGCAGAGAAGCAGTCAAGAACTACAGCTCGTATGACTTCTTCGAGGCTGACAACGAGAGTGCCGTGAAGATCAGACA ACAATGTGCCTTAGCAGCTCTGAGGGACGTTAAGTCTTACCTGACAGAGGAGGGAGGCCAGGTTGCAGTCTTCGATGCCACCAACACTACTCGTGAGAGACGAGACATGATCCTGGACTTCGGCAGTGAGAACGGCTTCAAG atctTCTTCATCGAGTCGGTGTGTGATGATCCCAGCGTCATCGCCACAAATATCATG GAAGTGAAGGTGTCCTGCCCAGACTACCAGGACTGCAACAAGACAGACGCCATGGAAGATTTCCATAAGAGGATAGAGTGTTACAGGGTTCACTACGAACCCCTGGACCCAGACCAGTACGACAG GAGCCTGTCCTTCATCAAGGTGATAGATGTAGGCAGAAGGTTCCTGGTGAACCGGATCCAGGACCACGTCCAGAGTAAGATCGTCTACTACCTGATGAACATCCACGTCCAGCCCAGAGTCATCTACCTGTGTCGCCATGGAGAGAGCATGCACAACCTGCAGGGACGCCTGGGGGGAGACTCAGGGCTGTCGCCAAGGGGGAGAAAG TTTTCTGGGGCGTTGTCGATGTTCGTTAACGAGCAGAACTTGACGGATCTGAAGGTGTGGACCAATCAGATGTGTTGCAGCATCCAGACTGCTGAGAGCCTGGGAGTGCCCTACGAACAGTGGAAGGCCCTTAACGAGATAGACGCT GGGGTGTGTGAGGAGATGACGTACGATGAGGTGAAGGAGAAGTATCCTGAGGAGTTTGCTCTGAGAGACCAGGACAAGTATTACTACCGCTACCCCACAGGAGAG tcctatCAGGACCTGGTCCAGCGGGTGGAGCCAGTGATCATGGAGCTGGAGAGACAGGAGAACGTTCTGGTTATCTGTCACCAGGCTGTGATGCGCTGTCTCCTGGCTTACTTCCTGGATAAGAGTGCAGAAGAGATGCCCTACCTGAAGTGTCCCCTCCACACGGTGCTGAAGCTCACCCCCATTGCCTACG GCTGCAAGGTAGAGTCCATCTCGCTCAACGTGGAAGCGGTGAACacccatagagagagaccagaggagatgaAGAAGTATCCTGGGACTCTGATCAGGAGGAACAGTGTGACCCCCCTGACCAGCCCCGAGCCCAACATCAAGAAACCCCGCATCGACGGCCTGGACGAACCCCTCCAGGAGCTGCCCCCCTCGCCCATGTCCCTCTGTACTCCTTCCCACCTCACCTTGGCCGGACAG AACATGAAGAGAAAGTCCAACAATCGCCATGAGATCCTGCAGCTCTGCTAA